The following coding sequences lie in one Cucurbita pepo subsp. pepo cultivar mu-cu-16 chromosome LG13, ASM280686v2, whole genome shotgun sequence genomic window:
- the LOC111808410 gene encoding ATP-dependent zinc metalloprotease FTSH 6, chloroplastic, producing MSSAICLFPSLSPVCKFHDHTRKAHHSKTANKEDPCPIIPLDIKISKRNLLTSTGLTLLADGFLDVSVSARAEPESPIESTSSRLSYSRFLQYLDEGGVKKVDILENGTVAIAEIYNPVLDKIQRVKIQLPGLPKELIRKMELKNVDFAAYPMQVNWGLAILDLLGNLAFPLLLLGSLLLRSSSSNSPGGPNLPFGLGRSKAKFQMEPNTGVTFDDVAGIDEAKQDFQEIVEFLKIPEKFSAVGARIPKGVLLIGPPGTGKTLLAKAIAGEAGVPFFSLSGSEFIEMFVGVGASRVRDLFNKAKANSPCLVFIDEIDAVGRQRGTGIGGGNDEREQTLNQLLTEMDGFTGNSGVIVIAATNRPEILDSALRRPGRFDRQVTVGLPDVRGREEILKVHSKNKKLDSNISLSIIAMRTPGFSGADLANLMNEAAILAGRRGKEQITVREIDDSIDRIVAGMEGTKMTDGKSKIVVAYHEIGHAVCASLTEGHDRVQKVTLIPRGQARGLTWFLPGEDPSLVSKKELFARIVGGLGGRAAEDVIFGEPEITTGAAGDLLQVTQIARQMVTVFGMSEIGPWALIDPATQSSDVVMRMLARNSMSEKLAEDIDSSIRHIIERAYEIAKTHIRNNREAIDKLVDVLLEKETITGDEFRTILSEFTDIPSTHHNTTASISLLVEA from the exons ATGTCTTCTGCTATCTGTTTGTttccatctctctctcctgTCTGCAAGTTTCATGACCATACAAGGAAGGCCCACCACTCCAAAACAGCTAACAAAGAAGACCCATGTCCTATAATTCCTCTAGACATTAAAATCAGTAAGAGAAATCTATTGACATCCACTGGTCTCACTCTTCTAGCAGACGGTTTTCTCGATGTCTCTGTTTCGGCAAGAGCAGAGCCAGAGAGTCCTATTGAATCCACTTCCAGTCGTTTGTCGTACTCAAGATTCTTGCAATATTTGGATGAAGGTGGAGTGAAGAAGGTTGATATTCTTGAGAACGGTACGGTCGCCATAGCTGAGATTTATAATCCTGTGTTGGACAAGATTCAGAGGGTTAAGATTCAGCTGCCTGGGCTGCCAAAAGAGTTGATAAGGAAGATGGAGCTTAAGAATGTGGATTTTGCAGCTTATCCTATGCAGGTCAATTGGGGGCTTGCAATTCTTGACTTGTTGGGAAATTTGGCCTTTCCATTGTTGTTGCTTGGTTCCTTGCTGCTtcgatcatcttcttcaaactCTCCTGGAGGACCCAACTTGCCATTTGGACTTGGAAGGAGTAAGGCCAAATTCCAGATGGAACCCAATACGGGAGTGACATTTGATGATGTAGCTGGGATTGATGAAGCGAAGCAAGATTTCCAAGAAATTGTGGAGTTTTTGAAGATCCCCGAGAAGTTTTCAGCTGTTGGAGCAAGAATACCAAAAGGGGTTCTCTTAATTGGGCCGCCAGGAACTGGGAAGACCTTGTTGGCTAAAGCCATTGCAGGGGAAGCTGGAgttcctttcttctctctctctggttCTGAGTTCATAGAGATGTTCGTTGGGGTTGGGGCTTCAAGAGTGAGAGATTTATTCAACAAAGCAAAAGCCAATTCCCCGTGCTTAGTTTTCATTGATGAGATAGATGCTGTTGGGAGACAGAGAGGCACAGGCATTGGTGGAGGAAACGACGAAAGAGAGCAGACACTGAATCAATTGCTCACTGAAATGGATGGTTTTACCGGTAATAGTGGTGTGATCGTCATCGCCGCCACCAACCGCCCTGAAATTCTCGACTCTGCTTTGCGCCGGCCAGGGAGGTTCGATAGACAA GTTACAGTGGGATTACCTGACGTGAGAGGGAGAGAAGAAATCCTGAAGGTTCAcagcaaaaacaagaaactgGACAGCAACATATCACTCAGCATCATTGCAATGAGGACGCCAGGCTTCAGCGGCGCCGATTTGGCTAACCTAATGAACGAAGCTGCAATTCTAGCAGGAAGAAGAGGCAAAGAACAAATCACAGTGCGAGAAATCGACGATTCCATCGACAGAATTGTTGCCGGCATGGAAGGAACCAAAATGACAGATGGGAAGAGCAAAATTGTCGTGGCTTACCATGAAATTGGGCACGCCGTGTGCGC GAGCTTGACGGAGGGTCATGATCGAGTGCAGAAAGTGACACTGATTCCGAGAGGACAAGCGAGAGGACTGACATGGTTCTTGCCCGGAGAAGACCCATCTCTGGTTTCGAAGAAGGAATTATTTGCTCGAATTGTTGGTGGGCTTGGTGGCAGAGCGGCGGAGGATGTGATCTTTGGGGAGCCGGAGATCACCACCGGTGCTGCCGGAGATCTGCTGCAGGTCACCCAAATCGCTAGACAG ATGGTGACGGTATTTGGGATGTCAGAGATAGGGCCATGGGCATTGATAGATCCAGCAACACAGAGCAGTGATGTGGTGATGAGAATGCTGGCTCGAAACTCCATGTCGGAGAAGTTAGCAGAAGACATAGATTCATCCATACGACATATAATAGAAAGGGCATACGAAATTGCAAAAACCCACATTAGAAACAATCGAGAGGCCATAGATAAATTGGTGGATGTTTTGTTAGAGAAAGAAACCATCACCGGAGATGAATTTAGAACTATTCTCTCCGAGTTCACCGACATTCCTTCAACCCATCACAACACGACTGCTTCTATATCTCTACTGGTCGAAGCCTAG
- the LOC111808412 gene encoding ribonuclease 1-like produces MLILFLIFQLLGRTVTCQDDIASYNSSQPVSEGSGNSDFFYLVQQWQISLCNLKPCQKPATPTFSIYGFWPACSSGMPNCKTRTTFDPSKMSDLKNELDKEWPSLEEEENEKIWKKEWERHGICSEPLLTQHAFFETALKLKQTYDLFNILANRAIFPFGEVYGLENISDAIKAATGHTPQVECKSYKRIPLLSNIFLCFQYTATSSIHIVDCPLVTRCKFQAVLFPYDIFGPSYNFKSTTLSNPH; encoded by the exons ATGTTGATTCTCTTTCTCATCTTCCAGCTTCTTGGTAGAACCGTAACATGTCAAGACGACATTGCATCATATAACTCTTCACAG CCGGTCTCAGAAGGCAGTGGAAACTCTGACTTCTTTTACCTTGTTCAACAG TGGCAGATTTCTCTATGCAATTTGAAGCCTTGTCAAAAGCCAGCAACACCCACTTTCAGCATTTATGGCTTCTGGCCTGCTTGTTCTTCTGGGATGCCCAATTGCAAAACTAGAACCACTTTTGACCCTTCAAAG ATGTCGGATCTGAAAAATGAGTTAGATAAAGAATGGCCATCTcttgaggaggaggagaatgagAAGATATGGAAGAAAGAATGGGAAAGGCATGGAATTTGTTCTGAACCATTGCTCACTCAGCATGCTTTCTTTGAAACTGCACTCAAGCTTAAGCAAACTTATGATCTCTTCAATATCCTAGCAAACAGAG CGATATTTCCATTTGGAGAGGTGTATGGGTTAGAGAACATAAGTGATGCCATTAAAGCTGCGACGGGGCACACTCCACAAGTGGAATGCAAGTCATATAAACGCATCCCTCTGCTCTCCAACATCTTCCTTTGCTTCCAATACACTGCAACATCTTCCATTCATATTGTGGACTGCCCCCTCGTAACAAGATGCAAATTCCAAGCCGTCCTTTTCCCTTATGATATTTTTGGTCCATCTTACAACTTCAAATCTACTACTTTAAGCAATCCCCACTAG